GACGAAACAGTGATTAGCACAATATATGAAGGAGGAGCCCAAGGAAATGGTGGTTAGGCTAAAGGCCCTCGGAAAATGCCTGAGGCTGCCTTCTGCTTGGGAATTGTTCTGCTGTGGGAAGAGGATCCCAGGCCCTACAAGAGAATGTCTCCTGGTAGCACTTCCAGGACGACTGGGACCTGTGTGTTGGGGCCATGTCCATTCTCTCCCTAGCTCCAAGGACCCAGAGTCCATAGCTGTCCTCGTCAATGTTTTCAGACTTAGAGACTGCCCCCGGCCCCTCCCACACTCACATTCCtcattttaatcttttcaaaagaGTTTGCTGAGATAATCCCATTTTTCTGGGAGGAAAAACCCTTCACCTCCAGGGTGGGAGCCAAGACTCaatctccctccctgccctcagTGATTACCACGGGTTTAAAGGATCTGTTGGGTGGTAGTGTCCtccagttggttctgagtcatggcaatcctatgtgctacagagtagaccccatgtgttacagtggtccatagggttttttttttttttggctgtaatcttaatggaagcagattgccatgcctaTCTTCTGTGGTactctgggcaggtttgaaccaccaacttttaggtcaatgttgttgaaaagcaaagatgtcaccttgacaactaaagtgcacctaacccaaaccatggtattttcaatcacatcatatgcatgtgaaagctggacaatgaataaggaagaccgaagtattgatgcctttgaattgtggtgtcggcgaagaatattgaatataccatggactgccagaagaatgaacaaatctgtcttggaaaaagtgcggccagaatgctccttagagtcaaggatggcgagactgcgtcttacatactttggacatgttgtcaggagggatcagtccctggagaaggacatcattcctggcagagcacagggtcagcggaaaagaagaagaccctcaacgaggtggattgacacagtggctacaacaatgagctcaagcataacaacgattgtaaggatggcgcaggaccaggcagtgtttcattctgttgtgcacagggtcgctatgagtcggaaccagctcaatggcacctaaccacagcaacaacatcaagtcagttccaactcacagcaccctacgtacagcagaatgaaacatttccccggtcctgcgccagtctcacaatcattattactgttgagcccattattgcagctactgtgtcaatccatctcattgagtgccttcctctttttccctgaccctctgctttaccaagcatggtgtcctttttcagggactgatcctcctgatagcacgtccagagtatgtgagatgaagttctTGCcgttctttcttctaaggaatattctggttgtacttcttccaagacagatttgttcattcttctagctgtCCATTTTGGtcagtagtcgagtgcaaaccttttgagccacctagggaccttcttAAAGCGTCTACATTGTCTCATTTTTAGCTACTTTCGGTTCATTTCCAAACTCTACCCAGACAAAAGTCTTTCAATTTCCCTCAGCAAACATTGTTTACATTGGGTCATTCACAACATCCATTATCAACACGCAGCCCCACCTGGCCCAGCCCCCACCCTTACATCCCGAGACCAACTtctaattgtagttttgactGGCTAATGTCAGGcttagaaaccctgatggcgtagtgtttaagagctatggatgctaaccaaaaggtcagcagttctaattcaccagctggtccttggaaactctatggggcagttctactctgtcctgtagggtcgctatgggtcagaattggctcgacagcaatgggttttttaatgtcAGGAACAGATCAAACCCTTTCCTGTCTCACAGCCAGGGCTTTCACAGTCACATGCTAGTAAAACCTCAGTAAAGATTTGTGGAGTACTTCAACGAACAGGTCCCTGATCCAACCAATTCACTATAGAGAAAGCCAAAGATCCAATCAGGATAAACAGATGGAGATTCAGAAATACAATCAAATTTCTATCTTTGTTTGGAAGTTGGGAGTTGAGAAGGGGAGGAGTATGACCAGAAATCTCTATAAAGGTTTCTGAAGAGCCAAGGAGGGACGCAGAACCTAGAAAGCCGGAGTCGCCACCTCTTTAGCTCTGCCTGAGGTCTGAGCAGACCCACCCTGCCAGCACAGAGCTGATAGGCTGTGAACCTCAGGTAAGGACACCACCATTTTACCTAAATTGCAGgccgtggtggcacaatggttaagggctaagctattaatcaaaagattggcagtttgaatctaccagctgctccttggaaaccccatgggttctgctctgtcctatagggcagctgtgagtcagaatcaactggacggcaatgggtttgtttgttgttgttgttttttttacacAGAccaaggaaaggagccctggtggcgcaacggttaagtgcttggctgctaaccaaaatgttggtggtttgaacctactagccactccactggagaaagatgtggcagtctgcttgcataaaaattatggccttagaaaccctaaggggcagttctactctgttccatcaGGTCACTCTAAGTGGAAACCGACTTGAAAGCAATAAGCTTGGGTTCTGGGTTTTTGCAGGCCAAGGTTGCACaagattttcctttttcttcataaaCGAACTGATCTAAGGCTTTGCTTTTGCCTCGACATGCAGTTTTGCCTTAATCCCACACATTTTGGTTTATGTCATTTCAtagatgtttaaaatatttatttcataacCAAACAGAtcttttggaaataaaaaaaatgaaatttaattcCATGTCCagatattatgttgttgttgttgggtactgtcgagttgattcaaactctagggaccctgtaaaacagagtagagctatacaacctaggctataatctttatggaagcagatcaccaggtcttttctctagaGGAGCCACTGACAAGTTTTAActgtgacattttggttagcagccaagtgattaaatattgccccaccagggctcctagttcaTATAATTTACATGGTTTTGTGATATTGCTAGTCAGGTTTCCTTTCTTAACTAAAAGCTTAAAGAATATTCCATAGACCATTTTAAAGACTGGAGTGTTTGTTCTGAATGTGAACTATTTCTTCCCCTGAACTCCATCCCAAAGTGGTAATTATAATATATGTAAATGAGATTACTTAGAGATTAAATGAGACCATGTATTGAAATGGACATCTCAGAGTAAGAGGTTTTCATCTCTAACTTCCAAATGCTATATGGTACTGTTTGGCTGCTTTTACAATTCTtgttcaaatttttttaaattgaaaatactGGCACTTATTTTATGAGAGTCCCTTTAATCTTTCccagatgggttttttttttttttttttttttggaactgaAAACATAGGCTGTGCTGGGCCACATGACATTCCCTTTCCCACTGTTTTAGGGCCTTGAGGGAGTTCAGAAAGCTTTCCCTCAAAATGGCAGGGGACAGCTTTCTGTACCCTCTTCCTAGTGGGTCTAGGATGAAATGGACCAGTGGATAGAACAGGATGGGGCCCATGACAGCCCTGGCCCCTCCTCAGTGTCCACTGAGACACTCCTGGTGCAGGTGTTGGGGAATCCCACCATTGCCAGGGCAGTGACTTCTGCGCTAAGTTGGTTCCTGTGCACGGTGGGGAAAAGATGGGGTTGCTTACGCTTGGCCTTAGGAGAATGCTTCCTTCCCTAGATGTTTCTGCAGGGTTCCTTTTGGAGCAGATTCATCAGTATGAATAGTTGGAGCCCATCCAGGCTCTCAGACCTTGCAAATCAGAGCCTGATGTGGCATGAGGCCTCGGCTATCGCCTCTTTGGAATTGCTGCCCATGGAGCTCTTCCCGCCCTGTTCGTGGCAGCCGTTGCCGGGAGACACAGCGAgacactgaaggcaatggtgcaGGCCTGGCCCTTTACCCGCCTCCATCTGGGGGCTCTGATGAAGTCTCAACAGCCTCACCAGGGCATCTTAAAGGCTGTGCTGGACGGGCTTCATGTCCTGCTTGCCCAGAAGATTCGTCCCAGGTGAGCGTAATCAATAGCCTGGTGGGACCCTGGGAATCAGAGCAAGAAACAGCTGGGATCAGGGAGAATGGAGGCCAAAGGGTGGACCAGGGGCTTCTGATGGTGCCAATGTGAACGCTCTGGGAGGCTTGGGGCGGAGGCTGGGCTCACTCTGGGATGGGGCTTCCAGAAGTATAGGGCTGATTAAGATGCAGGGGTGACTGAGGGAACGTACCCACCACCTCCCAGTGGTATTGAAAGGTACTAGAAGTGGGGACCAGGCAAGATCGCAGGGAAAGAGGAGATGGAGTAAAAGAAGGCAGAGAGAAGGGGGGAAGGAGCCTGGAATATGGGGTAAAAGCACAGGTCAGAAGTCTGGTTCTCACTTAGATTCTGCATTCATGGTCTAGGTTTGATTTGTTCGTGAATCTCATCCAATCCCCTGTCTTCCCCACAGGAGATGGAAACTGAAAGTGTTGGATTTACGGGAGAACACTTGTACCAACTTCTGGAGCGTATGGTCTGGAACCCGGTCCAGGGCCTCTCTGTGCTCACTAGAGGAGCCAGAGGCCGCCCAGCCCAGGACTAAGAGGGGAAAAGTGGACAGTTTAAGGACTGGGGAGAGGCAGCCCTTGACCCCGCTGGAGGTGCTCATAGACCTGTGCTTTTTGGAAGGTGGCCTGgatgaattcctcaccttcctcattAACAGGGTCAAGCAGAGAAAAGGTCTTCTACACTTGTTTAGTAGGAAGGTGATGATCAGTGCAATGCCACTCCAAAATATTGAGAAGATCCTGaaaatggtgcagctggactGTGTTGAGGAGGTGGTAATTAGGAGCTAGAAACTGTCCACCCTCACCAGGTTTGCTCCTCACCTGGGACAGATGGTTACCCTGAGCAGACTCTGTGTCTCTTACATCTACCTGACTTCCTGCATTTCCCCTGCGCTGGAGGAGAAGCGAGTTGCCCAATTAACATCTCAGTTCCTCAGTCTGCACGAGCTCCAGGAGCTCTACCTGGACTCTGTCCTCTTCCTAAAAGGCTGCCTGGACCAGGTACTCAGGCAAGGGATGGCATGGTTTCTCTGCAGACCagagcaggcctttcttccatgttgtGAATGGTCATCTGCTGTGTGCCAACTGCTGGTGACGCGGCAGTGAATGAGACACTAGCATTTCAAAGCAATCTCATTTCACTGCTCTATCCCCAAGCATGCTGTCACATAACCCACATAAAGGTAGAGGTAAACTGGGATAAATGCTATAAGAATAAACCTATATACatgctggaatccctgggtgatgtaaatggttaatatgctctgctgctaactggaaggttggaggttcaggtctactCATATGTACCtcagataggcctggtgatctacttctgaaaacgcaaccattgaaaaccctaaggagcacagttctactctaacgtacgtggggttgccatgggttggtgctgactcatggcaacttgtTACTGGTTATATAgatgctgtgttgttgttgttaggtgccgtcgggttaatttttgactcacagtaacACTGTgtaaacagtagaactgccccatagggtttccaaggctgtaatctttatggaagctgacttgcACGTCTTTCTCACATGGTGggagacctttcagttagcagccaagctcttaaccactgtaccaccagggctcctagggttccTTAGAGATGTTATGCTACAGCATATAAGCATGTAGATGCTGTATGTCTCTTATAAGATGCTATAAGGGACACTGTGctaggacactatataatggggTTTCAGGCCTGGTGAGTGTGGGTTTGAGAATTCTTAGGAAGTGATATCTGAGTTAAGTAAGTGAAGAAGGCACTGAAGAAGAGAAATCATGTTAACCTGGATGTCTCAAAATATGAGCCCTGCACTCACCATTAGCTTTGTGAACATGAGCCACTCTTTCCAAACCTGCCTCAAATTTCCTGCCTGTAAAGGGGTTGCTTTGAGCTCCTGGTCAGGTAATATATGGGAAATGCATGATTCTGGAGATGAAAGTGAGTGCATAGGAGTGAAGAACTATAACAGATGGTTTGCCAGTGATAGAGGTATAAGCGAGCCCTGTGGGCTGGCAGCCCCAGCTGATGTTGCCCAGGCTTGCCCTTTAAGGGTATGGCTCCAGCACCAGCATCTGGCCCAAGCAGCTGGGGCCTATGCAGCACTGGAAGGAAGGCTGAGTCGAAAGTGTTTTGGTCAAGTCTCCcagcacatggaaaccctggtgatgcagtgattaagagctatggctgttaaccaaaaggtccacagtttgaatccaccaggtgctccttggaaatcatatgaggcagttctaccctgtcctatagggttgctatgagtcagaatcgactcaatgataaCGGGTTATGGGTTAAAATTCAATGGCGCCTGCTCTTGACTTAGACGTGGGGTTGGACTCTCCAGTGCATGCTCTATCAATATCTCATTCTCACAGCCAGTAGGAGGGGTAGGGTGCACTCTGCTGACACATGAGGAAGGGAGCTTAAGAGATTTCCTTAACTTGACCCTGTCACACATTGATAGGTGATGGTGAAAAGACTCCACCTAAAATTGGACTGACTTGAAAGTCATACTCCTTACCACGTTGTATCCTGGGTGTAGACCGTCATCAGATGGTCAGAACCCCCTTGGGCTTGGGTAAAATGGTCATCTCCACCTTGAGTCCTTCCCCACCACCCGCCACCCGCCACCACAATCCCCAGAACTAACTGCTCTGTCTGTCCGCACGTGCCTGAAGACCCCCTCGAAGACCCTCTCGATAACTAATTGCTTGCTTTTGAAGTCCGACTTGACACATCTTTCCTTATGCCCGAGGACCAGCCACCTAAGGGACCTGAGTTTGAGTGGTGTCATCCTGACTAGCTTAAATCCTGAGTTCATCCAAGTTCTACTAAAGAGAGCCTCAACTACCCTCCAGCACCTGGACTTTGAGGGGTGTGGGATTTTGGACTCCCAGGTCACCACCATCCTGCCTGCCCTGGGCCGCTGCTCCCAGCTCATCACCTTCAGCTTCTGTGGAAACCCAGTCTCCATGGCTGTCCTGGAGAGCCTGCTGAGGCACACCATCCCACTGATCAAGTTCAGATTTGGGCTGTTTCCTACCCCTCTGGAGTGTTCCATGGGCATCCAAGGTACTCTCCACCTGGGGACCCTTCGAGAGTATCTGGCCAAACCGAGGTTGATTCAACAGGAGTTAGGAAGGCCCAGCAGGGTCTTGTTCAGTTCCAGTGCCTGTCCTGACTCTGGCACCAGCATATTCTATGGCCTAGAGCCCATCCTATGCCCCTGCCACATGCCTGCCTAGTTGGTGTGCACATACCAAGGCTTTATTCTGGGCACTTGGAAACTGGAACCAGACCGAAGTGCATCTTGAAGGAGCACAGGACCATTTCAGATGACTGGTCAATGTCAATGGGGAAAGAGAAGGTGGCCCAGCAGGGGCAGGACTGGAGGCGGGAAGATGCTGACTTGACTTGGGAAGTTGATGGGACCTTTGGGGAGAAGTGTCCTATAGTCAAAATGGGAAGTGGAATTTCTAAAGGGGAGTCTGGGCTTGAGAAATACATATGGGAGTTATCCCTGCGTGGGTAGTTGTAAAGAAATGGGCAGAAATAAACGGACTTCAATGGAAACCACCCAGTGGCCTCTGTTACATATTAACCTGTATTCTTAGCTTAAACCTCCAAttacagattaaataaa
This DNA window, taken from Elephas maximus indicus isolate mEleMax1 chromosome 3, mEleMax1 primary haplotype, whole genome shotgun sequence, encodes the following:
- the LOC126071275 gene encoding LOW QUALITY PROTEIN: melanoma antigen preferentially expressed in tumors-like (The sequence of the model RefSeq protein was modified relative to this genomic sequence to represent the inferred CDS: inserted 1 base in 1 codon; substituted 1 base at 1 genomic stop codon) — its product is MNSWSPSRLSDLANQSLMWHEASAIASLELLPMELFPPXFVAAVAGRHSETLKAMVQAWPFTRLHLGALMKSQQPHQGILKAVLDGLHVLLAQKIRPRRWKLKVLDLRENTCTNFWSVWSGTRSRASLCSLEEPEAAQPRTKRGKVDSLRTGERQPLTPLEVLIDLCFLEGGLDEFLTFLINRVKQRKGLLHLFSRKVMISAMPLQNIEKILKMVQLDCVEEVVIRSXKLSTLTRFAPHLGQMVTLSRLCVSYIYLTSCISPALEEKRVAQLTSQFLSLHELQELYLDSVLFLKGCLDQVLRQGMTPSKTLSITNCLLLKSDLTHLSLCPRTSHLRDLSLSGVILTSLNPEFIQVLLKRASTTLQHLDFEGCGILDSQVTTILPALGRCSQLITFSFCGNPVSMAVLESLLRHTIPLIKFRFGLFPTPLECSMGIQGTLHLGTLREYLAKPRLIQQELGRPSRVLFSSSACPDSGTSIFYGLEPILCPCHMPA